Proteins from a genomic interval of Lolium perenne isolate Kyuss_39 chromosome 1, Kyuss_2.0, whole genome shotgun sequence:
- the LOC127314077 gene encoding uncharacterized protein isoform X3, which translates to MAPPLRAAPRRSTTTGGSALFSSSTSSKESIREAFNLRQFAVSHEPDIAFLLQFRPPSSSSSQTEHTTGFLMFVRTSDAISFLLVRPNHQILLRPEPSAMDVSRGWIQFMQSRTKINKSSAAQLIRHQLGLGPSFLPAQPTPARPEVPVVDTDQIRPRTVQHLLLPG; encoded by the exons atggcgccgccgctacGGGCTGCCCCTCGTCGATCTACGACCACCGGCGGCTCCGCCTTATTCTCCTCTTCCACCTCGTCCAAGGAATCGATCCGGGAGGCCTTCAATCTTCGCCAATTCGCCGTTTCTCACGAGCCGGACATCGCCTTTCTTCTTCAATTCCGGCCGCCCTCGTCTTCCTCCAGCCAAACCGAGCACACCACCGGGTTCCTCATGTTCGTCCGCACCTCCGACGCCATTTCGTTTCTTCTGGTTCGCCCCAACCATCAAATCCTCCTCCGACCAGAGCCTTCCGCCATGGATGT ATCTCGTGGCTGGATTCAGTTTATGCAGAGCCGTACCAAAATCAACAAGAGCAGCGCAGCTCAGCTG ATCCGCCACCAGTTGGGCCTCGGCCCGTCTTTTCTTCCGGCGCAGCCAACGCCCGCGCGGCCCGAAGTTCCCGTCGTCGACACAGATCAGATCCGGCCCAGGACAGTGCAG catttgcttcttcccggatag